Proteins encoded within one genomic window of Streptomyces sp. NBC_01314:
- a CDS encoding DUF6879 family protein, translated as MREGDEECRRRDPSDLELISSAKRNQLFESSAQDAFHLELRDDYFVPDEDSPFTDWLRGESVDYSYIEPWMQLIRRVTSEGETGLPSFWPSDVKLLEIVPFGLPPGTCEKIDPPDWIDEIKPILSVFEVAFPIGVLLFYGTNFARLGVTEDGN; from the coding sequence GTGCGCGAAGGGGACGAAGAGTGCAGACGCCGCGACCCGTCTGACCTGGAGTTGATCTCCAGCGCCAAGCGCAACCAGCTCTTTGAGAGCTCCGCGCAGGACGCATTCCATCTGGAGCTGAGGGACGACTACTTCGTCCCCGACGAGGACAGCCCCTTCACGGACTGGCTCCGCGGAGAGAGCGTCGACTACTCCTACATTGAACCGTGGATGCAGCTCATCAGGCGTGTCACCAGCGAAGGAGAAACAGGTCTCCCCTCTTTCTGGCCGTCGGATGTCAAGCTCTTAGAAATCGTGCCTTTTGGGCTTCCCCCAGGAACTTGTGAGAAAATAGATCCACCAGATTGGATTGATGAAATTAAGCCAATTCTTTCTGTTTTTGAGGTGGCGTTCCCAATAGGCGTCTTGCTCTTCTACGGTACCAATTTTGCGAGGCTGGGTGTAACCGAAGACGGGAACTAG